A DNA window from Plasmodium brasilianum strain Bolivian I chromosome 12, whole genome shotgun sequence contains the following coding sequences:
- a CDS encoding hypothetical protein (conserved Plasmodium protein), whose translation MLKTRSKAQFKQYKPSKNENIYDEKVKDMRTNEEEEEEEEEEEEEEGKGGEAEEDTEGGCFGVNDFLCYKENSKVLRKFFLFVLLIILSPAILILLYKYMFVYCLSLSKNKSLLFSLYFVILYIVSLTLLYAYLAFNENNNNVEDGITNQNKKKK comes from the coding sequence ATGCTGAAAACTCGAAGCAAGGCACAGTTTAAGCAGTATAAACCAAGCaagaatgaaaatatttatgatgaAAAGGTAAAAGATATGAGAACAAacgaagaggaagaagaagaagaagaagaagaagaagaagaagaaggaaAAGGAGGAGAAGCAGAAGAAGACACCGAAGGTGGATGTTTTGGAGTAAATGATTTTTTGTGTTACAAAGAAAATTCTAAagttttaagaaaatttttcttatttgtgttgttaattatattatctcCAGCAATTTTAATTCTGTTGTATAAATACATGTTTGTGTATTGTTTAAGCTTATCTAAAAACAAGTCTTTATTGTTTAGTCTTTATTtcgtaattttatatattgtatcATTAACCTTACTATATGCTTATTTAGCTTTTAATGAAAACAACAATAACGTTGAGGATGGAATAACAaatcaaaacaaaaaaaagaagtga
- a CDS encoding ethanolamine-phosphate cytidylyltransferase codes for MKKESGLMMRNEFLVNTIYNHGNLKKILGLLKSIKRNNKLDYVGKVCEQFNVDDEDEICRIFLNELKNMCKDDQINRNIVSDSNDNNMSKLHNMINNNSNSNSNSNSNSNNISNNNNSNNNNSNNNNSNNNNSNNNNSSNNNSNNNNSNNNNNSSNNNNSNNNNGNNNNNSSNNTNSGSKGYLECNSDPIYGDIKDINSSPSNNSEEINEYDLNCSTSTLEKNNKSTRIYVDGIFDLSHSGHFNAMRQAKKLGDIVVVGINSDEDALNSKGVMPIYTQEERGALIAGCKWVDEVIVGTKYTVSMELLEKYNCDYAAHGSDVAYDRNGKCCYEEVRKNNKLKIFERSYGISSTTIINHLLQAVNSGNNNNSSSTFTANNDNSKNTSTAMSCNKGTNNNLNSCGDDNNYIYNQDEADSECNNINSNININTYSTNCVNGSGEKINFKKCKINPKELEEQFKNTEIVGTDNVTKLNDHISNVKNSLNKNKCYVTASQLYQFMENHDKKKKHRVVYVDGSFDIFHIGHLKILENAKKLGDYLLVGMHSDDVVRTMKGKYFPVVSLLERTLNVLAMKVVDDVVIGAPWVITESFIKRFHIDVVVRGTIVDYVYSHNEIDPYTIPKKLNIFRELSSESGITTFEIIQRIEKNKMCLMNSITKRKKNEENIWKVSSSYVLN; via the exons atgaaaaaggaaagtgGATTAATGATGAGGAACGAATTTTTAGTTAATACAATTTATAATCATggaaatttgaaaaaaattttgggtttgttaaaaagtataaagagaaataataaaCTGGACTATGTAGGAAAGGTATGTGAGCAATTTAATGTAGATGATGAGGACGAAATATGTaggatatttttaaatgaactaaaaaatatgtgtaaAGATGATCAGATAAACAGGAATATTGTTAGCGatagtaatgataataatatgagTAAACTGCATAATAtgattaataataatagtaacagtaacagtaatagtaatagtaatagtaataatatttctaataataataatagtaataataataatagtaataataataatagtaataataataatagtaataataataatagcagtaataataatagtaataataataatagtaataataataataatagcagtaataataataatagtaataataataatggtaataataataataatagcagtaataataCCAATAGTGGTAGTAAAGGCTACCTCGAATGCAACAGTGATCCCATTTATGGTGATATAAAAGACATTAACAGTTCCCCATCAAATAATTCTGAAGAAATTAATGAATACGATTTAAATTGTAGTACATCAACActagagaaaaataataaatccACACGAATATATGTGGATGGTATATTTGATTTATCCCATTCTGGTCATTTTAATGCTATGAGACAAGCAAAAAAGTTAGGTGATATTGTAGTAGTTGGGATAAATTCGGATGAAGACGCTTTGAATTCTAAAGGGGTTATGCCAATATATACACAAGAAGAAAGAGGAGCATTAATAGCTGGTTGTAAGTGGGTAGATGAAGTTATCGTAGGAACAAAATATACTGTAAGTATGGAgctattagaaaaatataattgcgATTATGCAGCTCATGGTAGTGATGTTGCTTATGATCGTAATGGAAAATGTTGTTATGAAGAAgtaaggaaaaataataaattaaaaatatttgaaagaAGTTATGGTATATCTAGCACAACGATAATTAACCATTTACTGCAAGCGGTAAATAgcggtaataataataacagtagtaGTACGTTTACTgcaaataatgataatagtaaaaatacaTCAACAGCAATGAGCTGTAACAAGggtacaaataataatttgaatagTTGTGgagatgataataattatatatacaaccaGGATGAAGCAGATAGTGAATGTAATAacattaatagtaatatcaatataaatacttataGTACGAACTGTGTGAATGGGTCAGgcgaaaaaattaattttaaaaaatgtaaaatcaATCCCAAAGAATTGGAAGAGCAGTTCAAAAATACTGAAATAGTTGGAACAGATAATGTAACAAAGTTAAATGATCATATATCCAATGTAAAGaattctttaaataaaaataaatgttatgTGACAGCATCCCAGTTATATCAATTTATGGAAAAtcatgataaaaaaaagaagcacaGAGTAGTATATGTTGATGGGTCATTTGATATATTCCATATAggtcatttaaaaatattagagAATGCCAAAAAGTTAGGAGATTATTTATTAGTAGGTATGCATTCTGATGATGTCGTTAGAACAatgaaaggaaaatatttccCTGTTGTTTCATTACTAGAAAGAACGTTAAATGTTTTAGCTATGAAGGTAGTAGATGATGTAGTTATCGGAGCCCCTTGGGTTATTACAGAAAGTTTTATTAAACGTTTTCATATTGATGTTGTAGTAAGAGGAACAATTGTAGACTATGTTTACTCACATAATGAAATAGACCCTTATACCATTCCGAAGAAGCTAAACATATTTAGGGAACTTTCTTCCGAATCG GGTATCACCACATTTGAAATAATTCAGAGgattgaaaaaaacaaaatgtgtCTCATGAATAGCATTACAAAAAG GAAAAAGAATGAAGAGAACATTTGGAAAGTTAGCAGTTCgtatgttttaaattaa
- a CDS encoding DNA/RNA-binding protein Alba 4 — protein sequence MENEKKHNHKQNTVDENEYPNSKVLLVSVKRTRRFLERTARELLAGGTRYIILSGLGDALPLCVQLQSSLQSKNAAVVVKIETSYSYFNSNYSYTPGLKIYMEKHPDFKGSRISPGYVSFHEKTDNFTPIFDENPNEYISSVNAGDNNLYVGGEGINGSFSELLSAQSQEVDKYEALFKELLSKAVKDNGEKPDEEVKSVLYENVEKKYPDVKLALCRIRNSLKKGSDYTTGSVFIVTFKKNFPHKKEKNMGMVYVVGPKGKNFSSSDEFLEAVHETAENLMTALCDYNGLVKREEIKHVRMNTCRICLFSGGIFKHSNVSKLDVAKAILNGLAIGYRHGPSPRLNFTYDDNVFKDAWVETTGLQVFNHNDKE from the exons atggaaaatgaaaaaaaacataatcaTAAACAGAATACCGTAGACGAAAACGAATATCCTAATTCAAAAGTGTTGTTAGTATCAGTGAAAAGGACAAGAAGGTTTTTAGAAAGAACAGCAAGGGAATTATTGGCAGGGGGAACAAGGTATATTATCCTTAGTGGATTAGGTGATGCATTACCTTTATGTGTACAGTTACAATCTTCTTTACAATCAAAGAATgcagcagtagtagtaaaAATTGAAACATCGTATAGCTACTTTAATTCTAATTATTCGTATACACCAggattaaaaatatatatggaaaagcACCCAGATTTTAAAGGCTCACGAATATCACCAGGGTATGTAAGTTTTCATGAAAAAACGGACAATTTCACACCCATTTTTGACGAAAATCCAAATGAATATATCTCTTCGGTGAATGCCGGAGATAATAATTTGTATGTTGGAGGCGAGGGTATCAATGGATCTTTTTCTGAACTTTTGTCTGCACAGAGTCAGGAGGTCGACAAGTACGAAGCCTTGTTCAAG GAGTTGTTAAGCAAAGCAGTTAAGGACAATGGTGAGAAACCCGATGAGGAGGTGAAATCAGTGTTATATGAAaatgttgaaaaaaaatacccAGATGTAAAATTAGCCTTGTGTAGAATCCGTAACAGCTTAAAAAAAGGTAGCGATTATACGACAGGATCTGTTTTTATTGTTACATTTAAGAAGAATTTCCCTcataagaaagaaaagaatatgGGTATGGTTTACGTAGTAGGcccaaaaggaaaaaattttagttcATCTGATGAATTTTTAGAAGCTGTACATGAAACAGCAGAAAATTTGATGACAGCGTTATGTGATTACAATGGTTTAGTAAAACgtgaagaaataaaacatGTAAGAATGAATACTTGCAGAATCTGCTTATTTTCGGGTGGTATATTTAAGCATTCAAATGTGTCTAAATTAGATGTAGCTAAAGCCATTCTAAACGGGTTAGCTATAGGTTATAGACATGGACCATCACCTAgattaaattttacatatgaCGATAATGTTTTTAAGGATGCATGGGTAGAAACAACTGGACTGCAAGTTTTTAATCATAATGATAAGGaataa